From the Mesorhizobium koreense genome, the window CATCGACGCCGCCTATCAGGCGCTCGAGACCGGCGGCGCGGACGCGGTCATCTTCGACAATCCGGTCAACATCAACTTCAAGACCAAGCACGACAACGTGAAGACCGTGGGGCCGCTCCTGACGGGCGAATATTACGGCATCGCCGTCAGCAAGAAGAAGCCCGACCTGGTCGCCAAGCTCAATGACGGGCTGGCCAAGATCAAGGAGAGCGGCGAATACAAGAAGCTCTTCGAGAAGTATTTCGGCGGTGATTTGAGCGGCGCCGTCAAGGGCGTGGAGAAGCCGACCGACGTCGCGGTCAAGGACTGAGGGTCTCCCGGCATCCGGTCGAAATCCCGTGGATTCGCGAGATCGAACCTGGAAAGCGCGCGGCGCAAGAGCGGCTCCGCGCGCTTTCCTCATTCATTGATGCGAGAGAAGGATAATCGGGGCACGGTCCATGGACGCCATCTGGCAAAACCTACCTGTCATCCTGACTGGCCTGCGCCTGACGGTCCAGTATTCGATCGTCGCCATCATGCTGATGGTGGTGATCGGCCTGATCGCGGCGCTCATGCGGCTGTCGGCGATCGCGCCGCTGAGGTGGGTCGGCACGGCCTATGTCGAGATTTTCCGATCGACGCCGCTTCTGGTGCAACTCTTTTTCATCGTTCTGGGGCTGCCCGCCATCCTGCCGGTCAACGAATGGTTCGGGCAATTGCTGTACCCGATCCTCGCTGCCGCACTGACGCTCAGCCTGAACGAAGGCGCCTATGTCACCGAGATCATCCGCGCCGGGATCCTCGGCGTCGATCGGGGCCAGAAGGAAGCCGCGCAGAGCATAGGCATGAACGGCTTCCAGACGATGCGCTATATCGTCCTGCCGCAGGCGTTCAAGCGAATGATCCCGCCGCTGGTCAACCAGGCTGCCCAGACGATCAAGGACACCTCGCTGCTCGCGCCGGTCGGCATCGCCGAACTGGTCTACAAGGGCGAGATCGTGATCGCGGAGACTTTCGCCTCCTTCGCCATCTGGGGTCTCATCGCGGTGCTCTACTTCATCCTCATCTTCTCGGTGTCGAAGTGCTCGTCCTACCTGGAGAGGAGGCTTCAAGTTGATAAACGTTAAAGACCTTCACAAGTCGTTCGGCGACAACGAAATCCTGAAAGGGATCAGCACCCATGTGGACGAACAGGAGGTGGTGGTCGTCATCGGCCCCTCGGGGAGCGGCAAGAGCACCTTCCTGCGCTGCCTGAACGGGCTGGAAACGGCAACCAGCGGCGAGATCGAAATCGCCGGCATGAAACTGACCGACCCGAAGACCAACATCCATCAGTTGCGCCAGCATGTCGGCATGGTGTTCCAGCAGTTCAACCTGTTCAAGCACCTGACCATCATGGAGAACATCACGATCGGGCCGCGCAAGGTGAAGAAGATCGCTCCTGCCGAGGCGGACAAGGTGGCCCGCGAGCTTCTGGCCAAGGTCGGGCTCGTGGGCAAGGAATCAAGCTATCCGGACGAGCTTTCCGGCGGCCAGCAACAGCGCGTGGCCATCGCCCGCGCGCTGGCGATGGGGCCGGCGGTCATGCTCTTCGACGAGCCGACCTCCGCGCTCGACCCCGAAATGGTGGGCGAGGTGCTCCAGGTCATGAAAGCGCTGGCGGTCGAGGGGATGACGATGGTGGTCGTCACCCACGAGATGGGCTTCGCCCGCGAGGTGGGCCATCGGGTGATCTTCATGGATGACGGCCTCATCCTCGAGGAAGGGCCGCCGAAAGAGCTCTTCTCGAACCCGCAGCGGAACCGCACGAAGAGCTTCCTGGCGAAAATCCTGTAGCGCTGGGCTGCTATTTTCACGCAATTCCGAACGGAAAACCGGTTCCCACTTTTCCTGGAATTGCTCTACAGCCACGACGCCGGCGTTCGCGGCAGACGGTGGCCGGGATCGACGATCCTGAGCTTTGGCGCGCCTTCCCCGTTCCAGTGCCAGAGCGCCACGCAGGTTCCGCCCGGCGACATGAAGGATGGGTAGACGACGCCGTCCTTTCCGTCCTCGATCAGTTTCTTCCTCAACAGATGGGTTGCGGGCGTCCTGCCTTCGTCCAGCAGCGCCCGCCATTCGCATTTGTGGATTTCCGGGCCCACGCCGAGCGTAGCCAGCACGACGGGATCGGTGAGATCGGCGAGGCTGGCGCCGGTCAGTTCAAGCTGCGCGATCAGCGCCGGGTGCTGGACAAAGCCTTGATTGTATTCCGCCCAGGCGGTCGAGAGTTCGCGGGCGGCGTAGATAGTGGGCTCGCCGACCGGATTCCAGCGCCCGCCGAAGCGGGCGGCGCCCTCGCCCGACAGCGGCAGATAGGCCCAACGCGGCACGAAGGCGCGCCATAGAGTCAGGCCTCCTGGAGTCAGGTCCCGCGTCGAGGCGTCAGGCATAGACGCCGGAACGGACAGCCTCCAGATAGGCGAGCACCTTGTCGGCCTTGCCTTCGCGCACGAGATCGTAGGCGGTTTTGCCCGCCCAGCCGGGAATCGGCTGGTGCTTGAACCAAAGCGCGGCACGATCCTCGCCGCCGGCCATCTCGTCGGCCACGGCAAGGATGCGCACGACCGGGCTCAAGGCGGCGTCGACCTTGCGCGCGCCGCTCTTCGCCGTCAGCGTGTTGCGGGCGACGCCGATCAGGCCCGCCAGTTCGGTGAGCGTGACGCCGAGCAGTTCCGCCACGCGGCGGGCGGAGAGGAACGGCGCCCTGCCATCGCCGAAGCGCGAGGCAGACATATCGAGAGCCGCGATGCTCATGACGTTCTCCGATCCTATATTGACTTCCATGCGCTCAAAATAAGCGCAAATGGCGCTCAATTCAAGGGCGAGGCAAGTGCGCTCACCTGCGCCGCTTCTTCCTGGTCAAAAGCGCGACGGCCTCGACATGCGGCGACCATAGGAACTGGTCGATGGGAACGACACGCTGAAGCGTGTAGCCGGCTTCGATCAGGATGGTGAGGTCGCGCGCCAGCGTCGCCGGATTGCAGGATATTGCGGCGACCAACAGCACATCCGACTTCGCGATCTGTCGCGACTGCGCCTCGGCGCCAGCGCGCGGCGGGTCGAAGACGATGCCGTCGAAGGCATTCAATTCCTTCGCCGTCACCGGCCGCACGAAGAGGTCGCGGCGCTCCGTTGTCACCCGTTTCAGCCCAGAGCCAAAACGGAAGCCGCGATCGAGTGCGGAAAGCGATGCCGCGTCGGCTTCGACGGCATGGATTTCCGTGCCTTTCGCCAGACGCAGGGCAAATGCGCCGACGCCGGAAAAGAGATCGGCGATCCGCTTCACCTTGGAAAGATGCACGGAAACCAGATCGGCCATCGTCTGCTCGGCGCCGGCAACCGCTTGCAGGAAAGCGCCAGGCGGCGGCGAAACGGGCACGTCCCCGAACAGCACGACCGGCTTGCGCGGCTCGATAACAATCTCGCCGTCGACGGAAAGCCGGGCAAAGCCGGCGCGCAGCGTAAAGTCCGATGCGGCCTTGCGCGTCTTCTCGGCGAATTTGCCGGAGCCGTGAGCCGCAACGTCGAGACCGGAACCCGTCACGGTAACTGTCAGCCGGAACGCTTTGTCGGTACTGCATATTGTCTTTGCCAGGGAACGCAGCGGCTCCAGCGCCGCAACGATCTCCGGCCGGGCAATCGGACATTCCTCGATATCGACAATCGTATGAGAAAGCGCGCGGTTGTAGCCGAGAAGCATGCCTGCCTCGGTGCGCCGCGCCGACAGCGTCACCCGGCGGCGCTCCTTCGGCGGGCAGGGCACCAGCGGCGCCACTTCTGTCTCGATGCCGCGCGACCGCAATGCCTCTACCACGCGGCCGCGCTTCCATTCGCGATAGGCGCCCTCCTCCATGTGCTGGAGCGCGCAGCCACCGCATTCGCCGAAATGGCGGCAGGCGGGCTCGACCCGGAGCGGGGATGGTTCGACCACGGCAAGAAGATCGGCGCGGTCGCCGTTCCGCGACGCCGTCACCCGCTCGCCGGCAAGCGTGAATGGGATATAGACCGGGCCGCGCTCCGTAAGCACGACACCGTCGCCCTGTGCACCGAGGCGCTCGATGCGGAATTCGGCGCTCATCGATCCTTGGTTCCTGCCAATAGATATTCGCGATTGCCGTCCCCGCCTTCTATCGGCGAGGGAACAAGACCCACGGCGCGCCAGTCCGGCTGGCCGTCCAGCCATTCGCACAGTTCACCGGCGATCCGCTCGCCCTCTGCAGCGTCGCGCAGAATGCCGCCCTTGCCGACCGCCTCGCGACCGGCCTCGAATTGCGGCTTGACGAGGAAGACGCTTCGTGCGCCGGGCGCGGCGAGCTGAAGCGCCGGCGGCAGCGCCAATTTGAGCGAAATGAAGCTCAGATCGGCGGTCAGGAAATCGGGAACATGGCCGCCGAGGTCGCTTTCCTTGAGATCGCGGACATTCAGTCCCTCGATGCTTGTGACGCGGGGATCACCGGCGATCCGCTCATGCAACTGCCCGTGACCGACATCGACAGCCGTGACATGGCGCGCGCCGCGCTCCAGAAGAACCTGCGTGAAGCCGCCGGTGGAAGCGCCGAGGTCGAGCGCCTCGGTGTCAGTCGGATCGAGGTTGAAGGCGTCGAGCGCCGCAATCAGCTTCAGCGCCGCGCGCGAGACGTAGTCCCGCGCCGGATCGTCCACTGCGATTTCGGCATCGGGCAACACGCCCTGTCCCGCCTTGGCCGCCGGCCTGCCGTCGACGCGCACCGCCCTCCGCGCAATAGCATCGCGAGCGCGCGAACGGCTGGCGAAGAAGCCGCGTGCGACGAGCAGTTCGTCAAGCCGCATGCGGGGATTGTCGAGGCGGTCCTGCATCCGCCTTCATTGGCGAAGGCCGGCCGCGTTGGCAAGCGGCGTACGGCCTATTCGATTATCT encodes:
- a CDS encoding amino acid ABC transporter ATP-binding protein, with protein sequence MINVKDLHKSFGDNEILKGISTHVDEQEVVVVIGPSGSGKSTFLRCLNGLETATSGEIEIAGMKLTDPKTNIHQLRQHVGMVFQQFNLFKHLTIMENITIGPRKVKKIAPAEADKVARELLAKVGLVGKESSYPDELSGGQQQRVAIARALAMGPAVMLFDEPTSALDPEMVGEVLQVMKALAVEGMTMVVVTHEMGFAREVGHRVIFMDDGLILEEGPPKELFSNPQRNRTKSFLAKIL
- a CDS encoding amino acid ABC transporter permease; this encodes MDAIWQNLPVILTGLRLTVQYSIVAIMLMVVIGLIAALMRLSAIAPLRWVGTAYVEIFRSTPLLVQLFFIVLGLPAILPVNEWFGQLLYPILAAALTLSLNEGAYVTEIIRAGILGVDRGQKEAAQSIGMNGFQTMRYIVLPQAFKRMIPPLVNQAAQTIKDTSLLAPVGIAELVYKGEIVIAETFASFAIWGLIAVLYFILIFSVSKCSSYLERRLQVDKR
- a CDS encoding RES family NAD+ phosphorylase, which translates into the protein MPDASTRDLTPGGLTLWRAFVPRWAYLPLSGEGAARFGGRWNPVGEPTIYAARELSTAWAEYNQGFVQHPALIAQLELTGASLADLTDPVVLATLGVGPEIHKCEWRALLDEGRTPATHLLRKKLIEDGKDGVVYPSFMSPGGTCVALWHWNGEGAPKLRIVDPGHRLPRTPASWL
- a CDS encoding MbcA/ParS/Xre antitoxin family protein → MSIAALDMSASRFGDGRAPFLSARRVAELLGVTLTELAGLIGVARNTLTAKSGARKVDAALSPVVRILAVADEMAGGEDRAALWFKHQPIPGWAGKTAYDLVREGKADKVLAYLEAVRSGVYA
- a CDS encoding TlyA family RNA methyltransferase produces the protein MQDRLDNPRMRLDELLVARGFFASRSRARDAIARRAVRVDGRPAAKAGQGVLPDAEIAVDDPARDYVSRAALKLIAALDAFNLDPTDTEALDLGASTGGFTQVLLERGARHVTAVDVGHGQLHERIAGDPRVTSIEGLNVRDLKESDLGGHVPDFLTADLSFISLKLALPPALQLAAPGARSVFLVKPQFEAGREAVGKGGILRDAAEGERIAGELCEWLDGQPDWRAVGLVPSPIEGGDGNREYLLAGTKDR
- a CDS encoding class I SAM-dependent RNA methyltransferase, with the protein product MSAEFRIERLGAQGDGVVLTERGPVYIPFTLAGERVTASRNGDRADLLAVVEPSPLRVEPACRHFGECGGCALQHMEEGAYREWKRGRVVEALRSRGIETEVAPLVPCPPKERRRVTLSARRTEAGMLLGYNRALSHTIVDIEECPIARPEIVAALEPLRSLAKTICSTDKAFRLTVTVTGSGLDVAAHGSGKFAEKTRKAASDFTLRAGFARLSVDGEIVIEPRKPVVLFGDVPVSPPPGAFLQAVAGAEQTMADLVSVHLSKVKRIADLFSGVGAFALRLAKGTEIHAVEADAASLSALDRGFRFGSGLKRVTTERRDLFVRPVTAKELNAFDGIVFDPPRAGAEAQSRQIAKSDVLLVAAISCNPATLARDLTILIEAGYTLQRVVPIDQFLWSPHVEAVALLTRKKRRR